One part of the Sander vitreus isolate 19-12246 chromosome 10, sanVit1, whole genome shotgun sequence genome encodes these proteins:
- the nkx3-2 gene encoding homeobox protein Nkx-3.2, whose amino-acid sequence MAVRGNSLMPFSIQAILNKKDDSRHLPDLDMCFSKTACWKIFGEMNGGSRREDGEACEPTDQKSYDSDSGLSDDNDSKTPGVCKSEKDGDPASDVPEESLQEETDHESAAAENAKSDSEPNNADSSTLDEKSLAQPKQRKKRSRAAFSHAQVFELERRFNHQRYLSGPERADLAASLKLTETQVKIWFQNRRYKTKRRQMAADLMASTPAAKKVAVKVLVRDDQRQYSPGEILRPPLLSLQPSYYYPYAYCLPAWTLSACAGNQ is encoded by the exons ATGGCCGTTCGTGGTAACTCGCTGATGCCTTTCTCAATCCAAGCCATCCTGAACAAAAAGGACGACAGCCGACACTTGCCAGATTTGGACATGTGTTTCTCCAAAACGGCGTGCTGGAAAATATTTGGGGAGATGAACGGCGGGTCTCGGAGAGAAGATGGGGAAGCGTGTGAGCCGACGGACCAGAAAAGCTACGACTCAGACTCGGGACTCAGCGATGACAACGACAGCAAGACTCCAGGCGTGTGCAAGTCAGAGAAAGACGGAGACCCTGCATCGGATGTACCGGAGGAAAGTTTGCAGGAGGAGACGGACCACGAGTCTGCAGCTGCGGAAAACGCAAAGAGTGACAGTGAGCCTAATAATGCAG ACTCCAGCACCCTGGACGAGAAGAGCCTGGCCCAGCCCAAACAGCGGAAAAAGCGCTCCAGGGCCGCCTTCTCTCATGCGCAGGTCTTCGAGCTGGAGCGTCGCTTCAACCACCAGCGGTACCTGTCCGGGCCGGAGCGGGCGGACCTGGCGGCCTCCCTGAAGCTCACAGAGACTCAGGTCAAGATCTGGTTCCAGAACCGCCGGTACAAGACGAAACGCCGCCAAATGGCTGCCGACCTGATGGCGTCGACCCCGGCAGCCAAGAAGGTGGCGGTGAAAGTTTTGGTGCGGGACGACCAGAGACAGTACAGCCCGGGAGAGATCCTGAGGCCCCCGCTGCTCTCCCTGCAGCCGTCCTACTATTACCCCTACGCCTACTGCCTCCCTGCATGGACACTCTCTGCATGTGCGGGGAATCAGTGA